One Deltaproteobacteria bacterium DNA segment encodes these proteins:
- a CDS encoding flagellar motor switch protein FliG — MNLTGAQKAALVILGLSEDVAALVLRQMEEDDLRLLAQAVEKYEPLNADLLEPALEEFERELAGPVLPHASSDYVRKLTIQALGPDRASRVFSPPVIPPAAIERLRAARPQVLADMLREEHPQVAAAVVSQLPPDRAAEVLLAMPDEDRVDALRRITSIEEIPERAVAIASEALAESLAAATSDDGEGREFDGLAFAASVINQMPAEDSDRTLERLEELDADLVPKIREAMFTFEDLSRLDKRSLQALMREVSSEQMLIALKTASDELREVFLGAVSKRAAESMREDLELMPPKRLSEVEAAQRQIIDTAMQLAADGKISMPGNGEEMV, encoded by the coding sequence ATGAACCTCACCGGAGCGCAAAAAGCCGCTCTCGTGATCCTCGGTTTGAGCGAAGACGTCGCGGCGCTCGTGCTGCGCCAGATGGAGGAGGACGACCTGCGCCTGCTCGCCCAGGCCGTCGAAAAGTACGAACCGTTGAACGCGGACCTGCTCGAGCCGGCGCTCGAAGAGTTCGAGCGCGAGCTGGCCGGTCCCGTGTTGCCGCACGCGAGCAGCGACTACGTGCGCAAGCTGACGATTCAGGCGCTCGGACCGGACCGCGCGAGCCGCGTGTTCTCGCCGCCGGTGATCCCGCCCGCCGCGATCGAACGGCTGCGAGCGGCGCGCCCACAGGTGCTCGCCGACATGTTGCGCGAGGAACATCCTCAGGTCGCGGCCGCCGTCGTATCTCAGCTGCCGCCCGATCGCGCCGCCGAAGTGTTACTCGCGATGCCGGACGAAGACCGGGTCGACGCCCTGCGGAGGATCACGTCGATCGAGGAGATCCCCGAGCGCGCGGTCGCGATCGCGTCCGAGGCGCTCGCGGAATCGCTGGCTGCGGCCACGTCGGACGACGGCGAGGGACGCGAGTTCGATGGTCTCGCGTTCGCGGCGAGCGTCATCAACCAGATGCCGGCCGAGGACTCCGACCGCACCCTCGAACGGCTCGAGGAGCTCGACGCCGACCTGGTCCCGAAGATCCGCGAGGCGATGTTCACGTTCGAGGATCTGTCGCGCCTCGACAAGCGGTCGCTGCAGGCTCTCATGCGCGAGGTGTCCTCCGAGCAGATGCTCATCGCGCTCAAGACCGCCAGCGACGAGCTGCGCGAGGTGTTCCTCGGCGCCGTATCCAAGCGGGCCGCAGAGTCGATGCGCGAGGATCTCGAGCTCATGCCGCCCAAGCGGCTGTCGGAGGTGGAGGCCGCCCAACGGCAGATCATCGACACGGCGATGCAACTTGCCGCGGACGGCAAGATCTCCATGCCGGGCAACGGGGAGGAGATGGTATGA